A single Streptomyces sp. Edi2 DNA region contains:
- a CDS encoding SDR family oxidoreductase gives MSSAPHHARPPADFEGMAALVTGGGSGIGAATAALLLARGAKVAVLDRDPSGAPPGTIPVTADVTSDAAVRTAVGEAVGELGALHTLVGNAGIGAVGTVEDNDDAEWGRVLDVNVLGLVRTARAALPALRRTAAGAPGRVSITHTCSIAATAGLPQRALYSASKGAVLSLTLAMAADHLREGIRVNCVNPGTADTPWVGRLLDRADDPAAERAALNARQPMGRMVTADEVAAAIASLASPSASGITGTALAVDGGMQGLRLRPVT, from the coding sequence ATGAGTTCCGCACCGCACCACGCCCGGCCACCGGCCGACTTCGAGGGGATGGCGGCGCTCGTCACCGGCGGCGGCTCCGGCATCGGGGCGGCCACCGCCGCCCTGCTGCTGGCGCGCGGCGCCAAGGTCGCCGTCCTGGACCGGGACCCCTCCGGCGCGCCCCCCGGGACGATCCCGGTCACGGCCGATGTCACCTCCGACGCCGCGGTGCGCACCGCCGTCGGCGAAGCGGTGGGGGAGCTGGGCGCCCTGCACACCCTCGTCGGCAACGCCGGTATCGGTGCCGTCGGCACGGTCGAGGACAACGACGACGCGGAGTGGGGCCGGGTCCTGGACGTGAACGTGCTGGGCCTGGTGCGCACCGCCCGCGCCGCACTCCCGGCGCTGCGCCGCACCGCTGCCGGCGCCCCGGGCCGGGTCTCCATCACCCACACCTGTTCCATCGCCGCCACCGCGGGCCTGCCGCAGCGCGCGCTCTACAGCGCCAGCAAGGGCGCGGTCCTCTCGCTGACCCTCGCGATGGCCGCGGACCACCTCCGGGAGGGCATCCGCGTCAACTGCGTCAATCCGGGGACCGCCGACACCCCGTGGGTCGGCCGGCTGCTGGACCGGGCCGACGACCCGGCCGCCGAACGCGCCGCCCTCAACGCCCGCCAGCCGATGGGCCGGATGGTCACCGCGGACGAAGTGGCCGCCGCCATCGCCTCCTTGGCGTCCCCGTCCGCCTCCGGCATCACCGGGACGGCGCTCGCCGTGGACGGGGGGATGCAGGGGCTGCGGCTGCGGCCCGTCACGTGA
- a CDS encoding enolase C-terminal domain-like protein, translated as MTAADTVTGFEVHDVRFPTSEQLDGSDAMNPDPDYSAAYVVLHTGGGPRGHGLCFTIGRGNEVMAAAIRSLAPYVVGRPVPATAAALAALHHDLTHDSQLRWLGPEKGVMQMAAGAVVNAAWDLAAARAGLPVWEFLAALTPEELVSLVDFRYLSDALTPAEALAILRAAAPGRAERAARLKAEGYPAYTTSPGWLGYDDGKLVRLAKKAVAEGFGQIKLKVGADLDDDKRRMRLARDAVGPGVRIAVDANQRWDVAEAVRWMTALAPYAPHWIEEPTSPDDVLGHAAVRSGQPVKVATGEHVANRVVFKQLLQAGAVDFVQIDAARVAGVNENLAILLLAAKYGVPVCPHAGGVGLCELVQHLAMFDYVAVSGSWEDRVIEYVDHLHDHFSDPVVVERGRYRAPSAPGFSARMKPASVAAHRFPDGPVWRARRSPHSRHGEQEVSA; from the coding sequence ATGACTGCGGCCGACACCGTCACCGGGTTCGAGGTCCACGACGTCCGCTTCCCCACCTCGGAACAGCTCGACGGCTCGGACGCCATGAACCCGGACCCCGACTACTCCGCCGCCTATGTCGTGCTGCACACCGGCGGCGGGCCGCGGGGCCACGGCCTCTGCTTCACGATCGGGCGCGGCAACGAGGTCATGGCCGCCGCGATCCGGTCCCTCGCCCCGTACGTCGTCGGCCGCCCCGTACCGGCCACCGCCGCAGCTCTCGCCGCACTCCACCACGACCTCACCCATGACTCCCAGCTGCGCTGGCTCGGCCCCGAGAAGGGCGTGATGCAGATGGCGGCCGGCGCCGTGGTCAACGCCGCCTGGGACCTGGCCGCCGCCCGGGCGGGCCTGCCGGTGTGGGAGTTCCTGGCCGCGCTCACACCCGAGGAGCTGGTCTCCCTCGTCGACTTCCGCTATCTCTCCGACGCCCTCACCCCGGCCGAGGCCCTGGCGATCCTGCGCGCCGCGGCGCCCGGCCGGGCCGAGCGCGCCGCCCGTCTCAAGGCCGAGGGCTACCCCGCGTACACCACCTCGCCCGGCTGGCTCGGCTACGACGACGGCAAGCTGGTGCGGCTGGCGAAGAAGGCGGTGGCCGAGGGCTTCGGCCAGATCAAGCTGAAGGTGGGCGCCGACCTCGACGACGACAAGCGGCGGATGCGGCTGGCGAGGGACGCGGTCGGCCCCGGCGTACGGATCGCCGTCGACGCCAACCAGCGCTGGGACGTGGCCGAGGCGGTCCGATGGATGACCGCGCTCGCGCCGTACGCCCCGCACTGGATCGAGGAACCGACCAGCCCGGACGACGTCCTGGGGCATGCCGCGGTGCGCTCCGGCCAGCCCGTGAAGGTCGCCACCGGCGAGCACGTCGCCAACCGGGTGGTCTTCAAGCAGCTGCTGCAGGCCGGCGCCGTGGACTTCGTCCAGATCGACGCGGCGCGGGTGGCCGGGGTCAACGAGAACCTGGCGATCCTCCTGCTGGCCGCGAAGTACGGCGTGCCGGTGTGCCCGCACGCCGGCGGGGTCGGGCTGTGCGAGCTGGTGCAGCACCTGGCGATGTTCGACTATGTGGCGGTGTCCGGGAGTTGGGAGGACCGGGTGATCGAGTACGTCGACCATCTGCACGACCACTTCAGCGATCCCGTCGTCGTCGAGCGCGGCCGCTACCGCGCCCCGTCCGCGCCCGGTTTCTCGGCCCGGATGAAGCCTGCCTCGGTCGCCGCCCACCGCTTCCCCGACGGGCCGGTATGGCGCGCCCGTCGCTCCCCGCACAGCCGGCACGGCGAACAGGAGGTCTCCGCATGA
- a CDS encoding PAC2 family protein — translation MIELEGVPELIDPVMVAAFEGWNDAGDAASAAVAHLDREWKGEVFAALDAEDYYDFQVNRPTVFLDGGVRKITWPTTRLSVVRVGDKNGKGRTRDLVLVRGIEPSMRWRSFCNEILGFAHELGVEMLVVLGSLLGDTPHTRPVPVSGVTSDAELASRLDLEESRYEGPTGIVGILQEACTHAGVPAVSLWAAVPHYVSQPPNPKASLALLNRLEDLLDVRIPLGELSEDARAWQLGVDQLAAEDSEVAEYVQSLEEARDTADLPEASGEAIAREFERYLRRRDPQAPPGVATEGGLAEGRDSSYLRDSAGGRGRPPRPVSKEPREPKPGDDSGTPPKDTGTGQKDSGTAPVDTGKGNKGSGDAPDPPADPPGGAPGGADSADSTRPEDGPEDAGN, via the coding sequence GTGATCGAGCTCGAGGGGGTGCCCGAGCTGATCGACCCGGTCATGGTGGCCGCGTTCGAAGGCTGGAACGACGCCGGCGACGCCGCCTCCGCCGCGGTCGCGCATCTCGACCGGGAGTGGAAGGGCGAGGTCTTCGCCGCGCTGGACGCGGAGGACTATTACGACTTCCAGGTGAACCGCCCCACCGTCTTCCTGGACGGCGGCGTACGCAAGATCACCTGGCCGACGACCCGGCTCTCCGTCGTCCGCGTCGGCGACAAGAACGGCAAGGGGCGGACCCGCGATCTCGTCCTGGTCCGCGGTATCGAGCCCAGCATGCGCTGGCGCTCGTTCTGCAACGAAATCCTCGGCTTCGCCCATGAGTTGGGCGTGGAGATGCTGGTGGTGCTGGGCTCGCTGCTCGGGGACACCCCGCACACCCGCCCGGTGCCGGTCAGCGGGGTCACCTCCGACGCGGAACTCGCGAGCCGCCTGGACCTGGAGGAGTCCCGCTACGAGGGCCCGACGGGCATCGTCGGCATCCTCCAGGAGGCGTGCACCCACGCCGGTGTCCCGGCGGTGAGCCTGTGGGCCGCGGTGCCGCACTACGTCTCCCAGCCGCCCAACCCGAAGGCCAGCCTCGCGCTGCTCAACCGCCTGGAAGACCTCCTCGACGTGCGTATCCCGCTCGGTGAGCTGAGCGAGGACGCGCGCGCCTGGCAGCTGGGCGTGGACCAGCTGGCGGCCGAGGACAGCGAGGTCGCCGAGTACGTCCAGTCGCTGGAGGAGGCCCGGGACACCGCCGACCTGCCGGAGGCGTCCGGCGAGGCCATCGCCCGCGAGTTCGAGCGCTATCTGCGCCGCCGTGACCCGCAGGCCCCTCCCGGTGTGGCGACCGAGGGCGGGCTCGCCGAGGGCCGGGACAGCTCCTACCTCCGCGACTCCGCCGGCGGCCGCGGCCGCCCGCCCCGCCCGGTGTCCAAGGAGCCGCGGGAGCCGAAGCCCGGCGACGACAGCGGTACGCCGCCGAAGGACACCGGTACGGGCCAGAAGGACTCCGGTACGGCGCCGGTGGACACCGGCAAGGGCAACAAGGGCTCCGGTGACGCGCCCGACCCACCGGCAGACCCGCCGGGAGGCGCCCCGGGAGGCGCGGACTCCGCCGACTCCACACGGCCGGAGGACGGCCCGGAGGACGCCGGAAACTGA
- a CDS encoding NPCBM/NEW2 domain-containing protein: protein MRKPTALRVAVVAALLGLVAAVAGPAGSVRADGRAPAQTVGDITGFAADGPVYRLHAGRAEARVSFVTDRTFRIELAPDGTFTDPTGKDIVLPRGAPPATHWRDAGDAYELSTSQVTLKAFKAPLRFELRRADGSLVWSEAKGLSWDDATTTQTLARGSDEQFYGAGMQNGRGNTSHRGHTVEVGVDYHWDDGGHPNSVPFYLSSAGYGVFRNTYAPNTYAFDEPVTTRAKERRFDAYYFAGPSAKDVIGQYTSLTGKPFLPPLYGLEIGDSDCYLHNANRGERHTLDALKVADGYTAHDLPNGWMLVNDGYGCGYENLAETSKGLGERKMKLGLWTEDGIGKLADQVKAGQRIAKLDVAWVGDGYKFALDGCKDAYKGIEDNSDARGFTWAPESWSGAQRCGVQWSGDQSGTWDYIRWQIPTYAGATMSGLAYTTGDVDGIFGGSPRTYVRDLQWKSFLPAMMTMDGWADSDKQPYRQGEPYTSVNRKYLKLKESLLPYMYSYAAEATRTGVGPVRPLSLEYPDDPKAATDAAKYEFLTGQDFLVAPVYQDTGTRDGIYLPKGTWVDYWTGRTYRGPATINGYSAPLDTLPLFVRAGAAVPMWPGIRSYQDRTAHSPLAWDVYPQGRSSFTLYEDDGVTRAHRDGSSATQRVQVAAPRSGGGDVRIGIGALRGSFRGKQTARPYRFTVHTGDAPRGVTLDGRPLKRLPSAGAFEAADEGWIHDPADRAGVVRVKTASRPTGRAFTLLLKGASAVGGRTPGATVAVSTPGGQEVTKGVPTAVRTALTAGTRTAHEVSVSLSAPKGWTVSAPVRHARIAAGTTLRDTPTLTAPKDARSADPVTVTATVRYRSAGAPRTAVHRFEVRAVPKAPAQDTWASDLEWLSGTNGYGPAERDRSNGESGAADGHPLTLAGKTYAKGLGTHADSDLEFFTGGRCTSFTADAGIDDEIADYGQVAFSVEGDGKVLWTSPKLTGASAPVAVDVPLGGVRHVRLKVTDTDGKKSGDHGDWAGARFHCSG, encoded by the coding sequence ATGAGGAAACCAACAGCACTGCGGGTGGCGGTCGTTGCCGCGCTGCTCGGACTCGTGGCGGCCGTCGCGGGGCCGGCGGGCAGCGTACGGGCGGACGGCCGCGCACCCGCGCAGACCGTCGGCGACATCACCGGCTTCGCCGCGGACGGACCCGTCTACCGTCTGCACGCGGGCCGGGCCGAGGCACGCGTCAGCTTCGTGACGGACCGGACCTTCCGTATCGAACTCGCCCCGGACGGCACCTTCACCGACCCGACCGGCAAGGACATCGTGCTGCCCCGGGGCGCACCGCCCGCCACCCACTGGCGGGACGCCGGGGACGCCTACGAACTCAGCACCTCGCAGGTCACCCTGAAGGCCTTCAAGGCGCCGCTGCGCTTCGAACTGCGGCGGGCCGACGGCTCGTTGGTGTGGTCCGAGGCGAAGGGGCTGAGCTGGGACGACGCGACCACCACCCAGACCCTGGCGCGGGGGAGCGACGAGCAGTTCTACGGCGCCGGGATGCAGAACGGGCGCGGCAACACCTCACACCGCGGCCACACCGTCGAGGTCGGCGTCGACTACCACTGGGACGACGGCGGACACCCCAACTCCGTCCCGTTCTACCTCTCGTCCGCGGGATACGGGGTCTTCCGCAATACGTACGCGCCCAATACGTACGCCTTCGACGAGCCGGTGACGACGCGCGCGAAGGAACGCCGCTTCGACGCCTATTACTTCGCCGGGCCGAGCGCCAAGGACGTCATCGGCCAGTACACCTCGCTGACCGGAAAGCCCTTCCTGCCGCCGCTGTACGGCCTGGAGATCGGCGACTCGGACTGCTATCTGCACAATGCGAACCGGGGGGAGCGGCACACCCTGGACGCCCTGAAGGTCGCCGACGGCTACACGGCACACGACCTGCCCAACGGCTGGATGCTGGTCAACGACGGCTACGGCTGCGGCTACGAGAACCTGGCCGAGACCTCCAAGGGCCTCGGCGAGCGGAAGATGAAGCTCGGACTGTGGACCGAGGACGGCATCGGCAAGCTCGCCGACCAGGTCAAGGCGGGCCAGCGGATCGCCAAACTGGATGTCGCCTGGGTCGGCGACGGCTACAAATTCGCCCTGGACGGCTGCAAGGACGCCTACAAGGGCATCGAGGACAACAGCGATGCCCGGGGCTTCACCTGGGCCCCCGAGAGCTGGTCGGGCGCCCAGCGCTGCGGGGTCCAGTGGTCCGGTGACCAGAGCGGCACCTGGGACTACATCCGCTGGCAGATACCCACCTACGCGGGCGCGACGATGTCCGGACTCGCCTACACGACCGGCGACGTGGACGGCATCTTCGGCGGCAGCCCCCGGACCTACGTCCGCGACCTGCAGTGGAAGTCCTTCCTCCCGGCGATGATGACGATGGACGGCTGGGCGGACAGCGACAAACAGCCCTATCGCCAGGGCGAGCCCTACACCTCCGTCAACCGGAAGTATCTGAAGCTGAAGGAGTCGCTGCTGCCCTACATGTACTCCTACGCGGCCGAGGCGACCCGGACCGGCGTCGGGCCGGTGCGCCCGTTGTCGCTCGAATACCCCGACGACCCCAAGGCCGCCACCGACGCCGCCAAGTACGAGTTCCTGACCGGCCAGGACTTCCTCGTGGCGCCCGTCTACCAGGACACCGGAACCCGCGACGGCATCTACCTCCCGAAGGGCACCTGGGTCGACTACTGGACCGGACGCACCTACCGGGGGCCGGCCACCATCAACGGCTACAGCGCGCCCCTGGACACCCTGCCGCTCTTCGTCAGGGCCGGTGCCGCCGTGCCCATGTGGCCCGGCATCAGGTCGTACCAGGACCGGACGGCACACTCGCCGCTCGCCTGGGACGTCTATCCGCAGGGCCGTTCCTCGTTCACCCTCTACGAGGACGACGGGGTGACCCGCGCGCACCGGGACGGCAGCAGCGCCACCCAGCGGGTGCAGGTGGCGGCACCGCGCTCCGGCGGCGGCGACGTACGGATCGGCATCGGCGCCCTGCGGGGCTCGTTCCGGGGGAAGCAGACGGCCCGGCCGTACCGCTTCACCGTGCACACCGGGGACGCCCCGCGCGGCGTCACCCTGGACGGCCGTCCGCTGAAGCGGCTGCCGTCCGCGGGCGCGTTCGAGGCGGCGGACGAGGGCTGGATCCACGACCCCGCCGACCGCGCGGGCGTCGTCCGGGTCAAGACCGCCTCCCGCCCCACCGGCCGCGCGTTCACCCTGTTGCTGAAGGGCGCGAGCGCGGTCGGCGGCCGGACCCCGGGCGCGACGGTCGCGGTATCCACGCCGGGCGGTCAGGAAGTGACCAAGGGCGTGCCGACGGCCGTACGGACGGCGCTCACCGCGGGCACCCGTACGGCACATGAGGTGTCGGTGTCCCTGTCCGCGCCCAAGGGCTGGACCGTCTCGGCGCCGGTGCGCCATGCGCGGATCGCGGCCGGAACCACCCTGCGCGACACGCCGACGCTCACCGCGCCGAAGGACGCCAGGAGCGCGGACCCGGTCACGGTGACCGCCACCGTCCGCTACCGCTCGGCCGGTGCGCCGCGCACGGCGGTGCACCGCTTCGAGGTGCGGGCCGTCCCGAAGGCGCCCGCCCAGGACACCTGGGCGAGCGACCTGGAGTGGCTGAGCGGCACCAATGGCTACGGGCCGGCCGAACGGGACCGCAGCAACGGCGAGTCGGGGGCGGCGGACGGCCATCCGCTCACCCTCGCCGGGAAGACGTACGCCAAGGGCCTCGGGACGCACGCCGACTCGGACCTGGAGTTCTTCACCGGCGGGCGCTGTACGTCCTTCACCGCGGATGCCGGGATCGACGACGAGATCGCCGACTACGGGCAGGTCGCCTTCTCGGTGGAGGGGGACGGCAAGGTGCTGTGGACCTCACCGAAACTGACCGGCGCCTCGGCACCGGTGGCGGTGGACGTGCCGCTCGGCGGCGTCCGGCACGTACGCCTCAAGGTGACCGACACCGACGGCAAGAAGTCCGGCGATCACGGCGACTGGGCGGGGGCGCGCTTCCACTGCTCGGGGTGA
- the mshC gene encoding cysteine--1-D-myo-inosityl 2-amino-2-deoxy-alpha-D-glucopyranoside ligase, with protein sequence MHAWPASEVPALPGQGRDLRIHDTATGGRVTLDPGPVARIYVCGITPYDATHMGHAATYNAFDLVQRVWLDTKRQVHYVQNVTDVDDPLLERAVATGVDWTALAERETALFREDMTALRMLPPRHYIGAVEAIPGIVPLVERLRDAGAAYELDGDTYFSVEADPHFGEVSGLDAEAMRLLSAERGGDPEREGKKNPLDPMLWMAARDGEPSWDGGSLGRGRPGWHIECVAIALDLLGMGFDVQGGGSDLAFPHHEMGASHAQALTGEYPFAKAYVHAGMVALNGEKMSKSKGNLVFVSVVRRDGTDPAAIRLALLAHHYRADWEWTDAVLEEAVQRLARWRAAVSRPDGTSADALLEEIRTALADDLDSPAALAAVDRWAAAQESGGGSDEGAPGLVSRAVDALLGVAL encoded by the coding sequence ATGCATGCATGGCCCGCTTCTGAGGTCCCCGCCCTGCCTGGCCAGGGCCGCGACCTGAGGATCCACGACACCGCGACCGGCGGACGGGTAACCCTCGACCCCGGTCCCGTCGCCCGTATCTACGTGTGCGGCATCACGCCGTACGACGCCACCCACATGGGGCACGCGGCGACCTACAACGCGTTCGACCTGGTTCAGCGCGTGTGGCTCGACACGAAGCGCCAGGTTCACTACGTGCAGAACGTCACCGATGTCGACGATCCGCTCCTGGAGCGGGCCGTTGCCACCGGCGTCGACTGGACGGCGCTTGCCGAGCGCGAGACCGCCCTCTTCCGCGAGGACATGACGGCCCTGCGGATGCTGCCGCCCCGCCACTACATAGGCGCCGTCGAGGCGATACCCGGCATCGTCCCGCTGGTGGAGCGGCTGCGCGACGCCGGCGCCGCCTACGAGCTGGACGGTGACACCTACTTCTCCGTCGAGGCCGACCCGCACTTCGGCGAGGTCTCCGGGCTGGACGCCGAGGCGATGCGGCTGCTGTCCGCGGAGCGCGGCGGCGACCCCGAGCGCGAAGGCAAGAAGAACCCGCTCGACCCGATGCTGTGGATGGCCGCCCGTGACGGCGAGCCGAGCTGGGACGGCGGCTCGCTGGGCCGCGGCCGGCCCGGCTGGCACATCGAGTGTGTCGCCATCGCCCTGGACCTCCTCGGCATGGGCTTCGACGTCCAGGGCGGCGGCTCCGACCTCGCCTTCCCGCACCACGAGATGGGCGCCTCGCACGCCCAGGCGCTCACCGGCGAGTACCCCTTCGCCAAGGCGTATGTGCACGCCGGGATGGTGGCCCTGAACGGCGAGAAGATGTCCAAGTCCAAGGGCAACCTCGTCTTCGTCTCCGTGGTGCGGCGCGACGGCACCGACCCGGCGGCGATCCGCCTGGCGCTGCTGGCGCACCACTACCGCGCCGACTGGGAGTGGACCGACGCGGTGCTGGAGGAGGCCGTTCAGCGGCTGGCGCGCTGGCGTGCCGCGGTCTCCCGTCCCGACGGCACGTCCGCCGACGCCCTCCTGGAGGAGATCCGTACGGCGCTGGCCGACGACCTGGACTCCCCGGCCGCCCTCGCGGCCGTGGACCGCTGGGCCGCGGCGCAGGAGTCCGGCGGCGGCAGCGACGAGGGCGCTCCCGGCCTCGTCTCCCGTGCGGTCGACGCACTGCTCGGCGTGGCCCTGTAA
- a CDS encoding SCO1664 family protein, giving the protein MPAPERIPAGRLSAMPVEPAGQAAPLPGPAAPKDPPPAAPEPAGDRPDALFTDGELTVRGRIPEASNAVLYCTVAQDGRTAACVYKPVAGERPLWDFPDGTLAQREVAAYEISRACGWDLIPVTVLRDGPHGTGMVQEWIDPPESSDEVPELLALVEDEEPGPGWKAVGFAQVGEGRTALLVHADHPRLRRLAVLDAVINNSDRKGGHLLPGAGGEFFAIDHGVTFHAEDKLRTLLWGWAGEPLTDEALEVLRGLQEALEDSGPLAARLAELITDDEVAALRARVAGLLRSGRHPEPSGEWPAIPWPPV; this is encoded by the coding sequence ATGCCCGCGCCAGAACGGATACCGGCGGGACGCCTGAGCGCCATGCCCGTCGAACCTGCCGGGCAGGCCGCGCCGCTGCCCGGCCCCGCCGCACCGAAAGACCCGCCGCCGGCCGCGCCGGAACCCGCCGGGGACCGGCCGGACGCCCTGTTCACCGACGGTGAGCTGACCGTACGCGGCCGCATCCCCGAGGCGTCCAACGCCGTTCTCTACTGCACGGTCGCGCAGGACGGCCGCACCGCCGCCTGTGTCTACAAGCCGGTCGCCGGTGAGCGCCCGCTGTGGGACTTCCCCGACGGCACGCTCGCCCAGCGCGAGGTCGCCGCGTACGAGATCTCCCGCGCCTGCGGCTGGGACCTCATCCCGGTCACGGTGTTGCGCGACGGCCCCCACGGCACCGGCATGGTCCAGGAGTGGATCGATCCGCCGGAGAGCAGCGACGAGGTGCCCGAGCTGCTGGCCCTGGTGGAGGACGAGGAGCCGGGCCCCGGCTGGAAGGCGGTCGGTTTCGCGCAGGTCGGCGAGGGCCGCACCGCGCTGCTGGTGCACGCCGACCATCCACGGCTGCGGCGGCTCGCGGTACTCGACGCCGTGATCAACAACAGTGACCGCAAGGGCGGCCACCTGCTGCCCGGCGCCGGCGGAGAGTTTTTCGCCATCGACCACGGCGTCACGTTCCACGCCGAGGACAAGCTGCGCACCCTGCTGTGGGGGTGGGCGGGGGAGCCGCTGACCGACGAGGCGCTGGAGGTGCTGCGGGGCCTTCAGGAGGCACTGGAGGACTCCGGGCCGCTCGCCGCCCGACTGGCCGAACTGATCACGGATGACGAGGTCGCGGCGCTGCGGGCGCGGGTGGCCGGGCTGCTGCGCAGCGGCCGGCACCCGGAGCCGAGCGGCGAATGGCCCGCCATCCCCTGGCCGCCGGTCTGA
- a CDS encoding DUF3090 domain-containing protein: MSRQVFFYDAPDRFVAGTVGLPGRRSFYLQATASGRTTSVALEKTQVAALAERIDELLDEVVRRSGGNAPVPAVSPAELADSAPLESPVEEEFRVGTMALAWDGEDERMIVEAQALVELEGDSDEDLADAEERLLQDDENGPPMLRVRLTGTMARAFAKRALEVVNAGRPPCPLCSLPLDPEGHVCPRQNGYRRDA; the protein is encoded by the coding sequence TTGTCCCGTCAGGTGTTCTTCTACGACGCGCCGGACCGCTTCGTGGCCGGTACGGTCGGGCTGCCTGGCCGCCGTAGCTTCTACCTCCAGGCCACCGCCTCCGGCCGCACCACCAGCGTCGCCCTGGAGAAGACCCAGGTCGCGGCACTCGCCGAGCGGATCGACGAGCTGCTGGACGAGGTCGTACGGCGCAGCGGCGGCAACGCCCCGGTTCCCGCCGTCTCGCCCGCCGAGCTGGCCGACTCCGCCCCGCTGGAATCGCCCGTCGAGGAAGAGTTCCGGGTCGGCACGATGGCGCTCGCCTGGGACGGCGAGGACGAGCGGATGATCGTCGAGGCACAGGCCCTGGTCGAGCTGGAGGGGGACAGCGACGAAGACCTCGCCGACGCGGAGGAGCGGCTGCTCCAGGACGACGAGAACGGCCCGCCGATGCTGCGGGTGCGCCTCACCGGAACCATGGCCAGGGCGTTCGCCAAGCGGGCGCTCGAAGTGGTCAACGCCGGCCGCCCGCCGTGCCCGCTGTGCAGCCTGCCGCTCGACCCGGAGGGACACGTATGCCCGCGCCAGAACGGATACCGGCGGGACGCCTGA
- a CDS encoding histidine phosphatase family protein, with amino-acid sequence MPTLILVRHGRSTANTAGVLAGRAPGVALDEHGAAQAAALPARLSRVPLTAVVSSPLQRCRETVAPLLESRPWLTLHVEDRISECDYGDWSGRKLAELSDEPLMEVVQQHPSAAAFPGGESMRAMQARAVDAVRDWNARIDETHGPEAAYVMCSHGDLIKSLVADALGMHLDLFQRISVEPCSVTAIRYTRLRPYLVRLGDTGDFGSLAPREGGGSAGADRDAAVGGGAGAA; translated from the coding sequence ATGCCCACGCTGATCCTGGTGCGGCACGGCCGCTCCACCGCCAACACCGCCGGAGTGCTCGCCGGACGGGCCCCCGGCGTCGCCCTCGACGAGCACGGCGCCGCCCAGGCCGCCGCGCTGCCCGCACGGCTGTCCCGGGTGCCGCTGACCGCGGTCGTCTCCAGCCCGTTGCAGCGCTGCCGGGAGACCGTGGCGCCGCTGCTGGAATCCCGGCCGTGGCTCACCCTGCACGTCGAGGACCGGATCAGCGAATGCGACTACGGCGACTGGTCGGGCCGCAAACTCGCCGAGCTGAGCGACGAGCCGCTGATGGAGGTCGTCCAGCAGCACCCCTCAGCGGCCGCCTTCCCCGGCGGCGAGTCGATGCGCGCGATGCAGGCCAGGGCGGTGGACGCGGTACGCGACTGGAACGCCCGCATCGACGAGACGCACGGCCCCGAGGCGGCCTACGTCATGTGCTCGCACGGCGACCTGATCAAATCCCTGGTCGCCGACGCCCTGGGCATGCACCTCGACCTCTTCCAGCGGATCTCCGTCGAGCCCTGTTCGGTCACCGCGATCCGCTACACCCGGCTGCGCCCCTACCTCGTACGGCTCGGGGACACCGGTGACTTCGGCTCTCTCGCGCCCCGGGAGGGCGGCGGCAGCGCGGGGGCCGACCGGGACGCGGCCGTCGGCGGTGGTGCGGGAGCAGCGTGA